Within Hypomesus transpacificus isolate Combined female chromosome 10, fHypTra1, whole genome shotgun sequence, the genomic segment actctgtgcttgcgtgtgggtcggtgtgtgtgactctgtgcttgcgtgtgggtcggtgtgtgtgactctgtgcttgcgtgtgggtcggtgtgtgtgactctgtgcttgcgtgtgtgttggtgtgtgtgactctgtgcttgcgtgtgtgttggtgtgtgtgagactctgtgtttgcgtgtgtcgtTTAACCCTAGGGAGGACGGGCGGTTCTCAGTCTCTATGGTTACTCCAATCAACAACCTGACGGACTGAGTTTCCCTGACGACGTGATGGAGCCTGATGTTGGGAAAGTTGCCGCGGTAACGTTGGAGGTCATGAGCCTTAGGatggagctggacatgctgaTCAAGGTGTGGACCAATGGGAAGGCAGATCTCACCCAGGAAAACACTGGCTCCAGATCCCAAGAGATCTGAGATGATTTGATTGGTTAGAGTGTGtccggtgtgaatcggtgaaactcactcctcaggtatgtaacatgccacccgcgtcaacgaattactagctttttgttggcgtagttggtagtagtggcgcttgggaagtcagaggtggtaagTTCAAACCCAGTGCGGGGGGGCAACATGGTGCCCGATACCTCTGACTGAGCTTGCAAGACCAGGTCTGTTACAAGAGCAAGTTCTGACCAATCTCTATCTACACAGAAATCTGGGATTTAGGTTTGGGGACTGGTACTGGTTAACCTTGATCTTCATTGCTGTGTTCACAGGAGGCTCATCCTCACACAGAGTTCTTTGAGAGAATTGTCCCTTCGCTCGGCCAACAGGTATTgatcccttcttccctcccttcctcataACTCCTTTTACCTCCTTTGTTTGGTCTCTtcctttgtctgtttgtctgtctacaTATCTGCTGTTTTGATTCACTCTTCGTTTAATTCAGTGTTCGGTTCTAGGTTCTAGCTGCCTCACGTTCTGTGTTTTAGTGTTTCCATGGAGACCTCATTCACCAAGACAACCAGGCAACTGTTTTTGATGATTACAGTGCACATTGCGGTACATCTCTTGCCTTTCTCCCTTCACTCCCTTCTATCTGCACTGCTCTCCATCTTCCTAACATGAAAGTGAACAAATCCATAAAGGATGACTACATGTGTGTAGCAAAGGCTGagctcagatggctgagcggttagggaattgggatattaatcagaaggttgccggtttgtttcctggccgtgcaaaattacgtcgtgtgggcaaggcacttcaccctacttgcttcgggggaatgtccctgtacttactgtaagtcgctctggttaagagtgtctgctaaatgactagctGTAAAGGAATGTAGCTGGTGAGTTGCCGGTAGCTCTGCTGCTATGAATGTGGTCCCGTCTGAACCAGGGCACAGGCTAACTGCAGGGTCACCCAGTGGTCTTATCTCAAACATGTCTCGACTCCTGTCCTCCTTTCCCTGTCTCCCAGGGGGAAGTGGGAGGATCCTCAGACGTCACGGCCAATCAGAACCAGAGCCAGCCCaggtccctccccccagcccagccccccagATCCATCCAGGCCTTCTGTCCTGGACGCACAGCCAacgcctccacctccacctgcacCATCCCTGCCACCAAACACATCGGTGAGGAACACGCCTTAGATGTGGATTGGTACTTGTGAAGTTTGTTGGATTTATTTCACTGTGCCTCCCCATCTGGGTGGGGTTAACTCACCTTATAGTCAGATGCGTAGAAAATAATTGggtattttaattattttagGTAGTTGGGCTTAACATTTTGTTCGATATTTCATTGGTTCCGTTGTGGCTAGAAAGTAAAAAATAGAGTTTAAAATGTTTCACCCGCAACTTATGAATACCTTTATTGTTGAACCTGAAACTTGGCCAGACAGGGTTGTGTTGGTCTGCTGTTAGACTCCACCTGGTTGactttctctttgtctttttgTCAACTAGTTAGTTGTACCATCTGTGGTATATTTCCTGTCGCTGCCCACTGTCCCACTTGTGTCCAATCACTGTGCACGGAATGTGACCGGCTGTATCACTCGTACCCAGAACGAGCCAATCATCACAGGACTACTGTCATTACCTCCAAAAGCAGGAAGCTTCACAGGTAATGAAGTCTAAAGAGATGGAGACACCTTCATTGCTTTACATCAGTGATTTCCCTTGCCTTTGTAGTCAAATATATACGATCATGTGTAACTGTAAGGCAGCCTTGGATCTGTTAATAATGACAGTCTTGACAAAGCCTGTGACATTACACACCTACCTCTGGGATCTCTGAAGTCATcataccccctctctctctacccaccTCCCTCtattctctattctctctctatcaAACTCCCTatattctttctctttctacgtccttacctctctctctctctctctctctctctctctctctcatatcttCTCtatgtctccttctctctcctcccagtagTTCTCAGTCTTCGTGGCGCTGTGTCCACTGCACCACCATCAACTCCCTTCAGGACGTGCTGTGTGAGGCATGTGGGCGCCCCCGTCTGGCCTGCACTGGACCTGCAGCCTCTGAAGATGCCACCCAGCCTCCCAACATCACTGGTCAGTTCACCTGTCCATCACATTGTGGGCACCTCACTCACCCAATCAATGATCCTAAAATAAgcgacaacccccccccccccccccctccccaaatgaTTGGTGTGGATTCTGAAAGGAAATGTCGGTTAAATAATAGATGAAATATGAAACCTGTGTTAGTTTGTGGTCGTCctctgtgtgatgtgtgtgtgatgtgtgatgtgtgtgtgtgtgttctgtctggtcAGAGTGGCAGTGTAAGAGCTGCACGGTGGTGAACGCAGGAAGCAGTAttctgtgtgaggtgtgtgagcgCCCCCGTCTGGCCACGCGCCCACCGGTCACGCCTACCCACCCTCCCAACACTCCACCTCGACCCCCTGCGCCCGTACTGGGCATGCCCGGGGACCCTGACAGCCAGGTGAAACAGACGCCTTTACAATTGGCTGAGGcagtagaaaaaaagaaaaaaaaagatctacAGACCTTTTTAAATGTCAACTCCATCAACTGAATGTCATTTGGTttgtctgtgtcctgctctggtTGTCATGGTTGTCAGTGGGTGTGTCAGTTCTGTACCTACGTCAACTACACCCCTGCAACTGTCTGCGAGATGTGCGACCTGGCTCGTCCTGAGCCCGCCCCAATGCCTGCCAAGCTCCGCCCTCCCTCACCAGTGCGGCGAGTGCCTGCCCTGCCAGTCAAGCCCAAAGCCCCGCCCCCAGAGGATCCTGATTTGAGGAGGCAGAGGCTGATGCGGGAGGAGGGGCTGAAGATGATTCAGCTGATCAGGGTAAGatgggctcctcctcctctctccctcagNNNNNNNNNNNNNNNNNNNNNNNNNNNNNNNNNNNNNNNNNNNNNNNNNNNNNNNNNNNNNNNNNNNNNNNNNNNNNNNNNNNNNNNNNNNNNNNNNNNNNNNNNNNNNNNNNNNNNNNNNNNNNNNNNNNNNNNNNNNNNNNNNNNNNNNNNNNNNNNNNNNNNNNNNNNNNNNNNNNNNNNNNNNNNNNNNNNNNNNNNNNNNNNNNNNNNNNNNNNNNNNNNNNNNNNNNNNNNNNNNNNNNNNNNNNNNNNNNNNNNNNNNNNNNNNNNNNNNNNNNNNNNNNNNNNNNNNNNNNNNNNNNNNNNNNNNNNNNNNNNNNNNNNNNNNNNNNNNNNNNNNNNNNNNNNNNNNNNNNNNNNNNNNNNNNNNNNNNNNNNNNNNNNNNNNNNNNNNNNNNNNNNNNNNNNNNNNNNNNNNNNNNNNNNNNNNNNNNNNNNNNNNNNNNNNNNNNNNNNNNNNNNNNNNNNNNNNNNNNNNNNNNNNNNNNNNNNNNNNNATCAGCCGGTCATATCACATGACTTGTGTCCTTTGATAATGGTGTTTGTTCCTCATTTCCTGTCGTCCCTCATCCCCGGTCTGGTGTCCTCAGCCTGTCCTAACTGCAGGTTCCAGTATGCCCTGTCTAAAGGCGGCTGCATGCACTTCAGCTGCTCCCAGTGCAGGTACCAGTTCTGCAGCGGCTGTAACAACCCCTTTCACACCGTGAGTCCCTGTCTGTTAGTCCTGTCTGTTAGTCCTGTCTGTATCTCCCCTGTCTGTCAGGCTGCCTGTGTAGggagcgtctgtgtgtgtttcccctgtCTGGATCTCTGCATGCCAGGCATCATTCTGCTGATGACTGACATACACATTCTGCAGTGCCATATTCACTCGATGTCTAAAGCCCCTTCTCTcaatccctcttctctcccccccctctctctcccgtattttctgtctcactctccacCTCTCAATCCTTCCCCCATTCTCTGTGGttacctcctcccctgccccctcctcccctgccccctcctcccctccccccttcacccctcctcccctgcccccctcctcccctgccccctcctcccctccccccttcacccctccccccttcacccctcctcccctgccccctcctcccctgctccccttcacccctccccccttcacccctcccccccttcacccctcctcccctgctccccttcacccctccccccttcccccctcccccggttcccctccccctcccccgctctcttCTTGCTCTCGTCCTCTGTCTTTCTGCAGACGTGTGCGGTGAACCAGTGTAGTGTGACAGGCCTGCATGCCCATCACCCCAGAGACTGCCTCTTCTACCTCCGAGACTGGGAGCCTAGCAGGctgcaggccctgctgctggtacacacacacacacatacacaaacacacacacacacacacatacacacatacacacacatgaaggtCCATGTGCAGCAAAAATACTTAAATACTAATCACACACGCAGACTCGCATGCAGGAAAACTCACATAAAACTTATattaaatgcacacacactcgcatacacagacacactctcgcGTGCGCACACACTGGCCCCACCCAGAATGGAACACTCACGCTCACAGGACAAACATTGTTCGGTGACGTCATGCTGTGTTTTCCCCCAGAACAAGGGGGTGGAGTTTAACACCGACACTCCCCCAGGAACGCAGTCAGGTAGGACTCCTTCTGTCCTCAGATGAGCACCAGGCCTCTGGAGGGCATCctcctgacctctctctctctctctctctctgtgtctctctctctctctctcagggctgtgtggagTGGTAGAACAGAAGGATGAGGGAGGTCAGCAGAGCGACTCAGCTTGCGGGGCAGAGACCCTGCCAGGACAGGCTGGACTCTGCGAGTACGAACGCTGTCATCAGTAGGACGTTATCCAGGGAGAACATCAGAGAACGGATCAATGtttacccgtgtgtgtgtgtgtgtgttccaggaaaCACTACCGGGAGTACCTGGTGAACCTAATTAACGGCCACTCCATTGACCCCGCCTCCCTCTTCAACGCTAACGAGTTGGTACTGGCCTGCAGGAGATACCAAGTGGACGACACGCGAGGGGAGGCGGAGGAAGACCTGACGTACTACAGCAGACTTCTGGAGGTAACCAAGGAAACGCCCCCATAGAGTTGCTGTCTCTCACGGCTGTCTTTAATGATCCCAGGGACCTCCTTAGATGTATTCATTAATTGAAatagagggaaggggggggaatgAAACCATTCTGATTCCTCACTCAGAATGGTTTCATTATTTATTAATTCATTCATGTAGGTGTCCGAGTTGGAGATTGTGTTTTGTGGCTACGTCAGGGTTTTGACCAGAAGCAGATCTCCTCATTTGATTGGTTGTCATCTTTCGTCTCTGCAGAAGCTGGTTGTCGAGGTGCCGCTCGGCGACAAGGTTCCTCGCAAGAAATGAGAAGGCTTGTTTCGCTGGGGCTCTCTGCCCCAGCTGTGTATTATGGTCTGTCCCATCTTGATGTCGACTGTAGATTCTCTCGAGCATCCGacgagttgtcatggtgactgtATGTCGTGCTATGGTTGTGCCACAAATACTTTGAATCATTGCTTAAGGTAGCTGAACCCCTGGCATGTATTATGttgaacgagtgtgtgtgtgtgtgtgacaggttaACTACTTAAGAAGCAGCACTTCATCACAATGTAGGTGCATGCTCTTCTCCCGCACTATTATCCAGCTCAGATCTTACCACACAAGGTCATTCATGCTCAGATCTTACCACACAAGGTCATTCATGCTCAGATCTTACCACACAAGGTCATTCATGCTCAGATCTTACCACACAAGGTCATTCATGCTCAGATCTTACCACACAAGGTCATTCATGTTCAGATCTTACCACACAAGGTCATTCATGTTCAGATCTTACCACACAAGGTCATTCATGCTCAGATCTTACCACACAAGGTCATTCATGCTCAGATCTTACCACACAAGGTCATTCATGCTCAGATCTTACCACACAAGGTCATTCATGCTCAGATCTTACCACACAAGGTCATTCATGCTCAGATCTTACCACACAAGGTCATTCATGCTCAGATCTTACCACACAAGGTCATTCATGCTCAGATCTTACCACACAAGGTCATTCATGCTCAGATCTTACCACACAAGGTCATTCATGCTCAGATCTTACCACACAAGGTCATTCATGCTCAGATCTTACCACACAAGGTCATTCATGCTCAGATCTTACCACACAAGGTCATTCATGCTCAGATCTTACCACACAAGGTCATTCATGCTCAGATCTTACCACACAAGGTCATTCATGTTCAGCAGAAGCACACCCCAGGTTCAGCAGAGATTGCTCTCCAGGAAGAGATACCGTGTTCATCTGTACTCAAAGCCATACTGTGCATATCTATCAAAGGCCCTGAATGAGCTGCCATATGCATTGTGCTCCTCTCAGTGTGAAGATGTTGAGAGTTTTGGGCAGATGTGTTCAAGTCGAAGGGGCGATGACAGGGTCTGAGGAAGTCTATTCTCTCCCTGGATCCCAACCACAGTTTCAGAGCTGATCTTTTGGAAACTTGTCGTGTTTGATGCTGGTTTATCAGACCAGCCCTCTCCAGCACCGAACATGCTGGGATCAGACCAGCCCTCTCCAgctcagtcagtctgtctgttggATCCTGGAGCTGAGAGACATTGTGAAGTCAGCGAGGACggcttccttctccctctctctgaacaTGAACCCTCCAGTTTGGCTTGTTTGGGACTCATTTCACTCCTCTGATCAAAGCTAATTATGAAACAACAGTAAATATCTCCATACATGTTTGTTTATATCTCCTGTGCATCTAGGAATACACCACAAAAGGATTTTATGGAATGTACATGATATGTGAATATTGCTTTCGTTGGATCTCAGTGACACTAAAACAGTAAAGAATGTGAAATACACATTGTTGTTCACCGGCCAAGGCTTTGGGGTTCATATTCTGTTCATCTCTTAGGATATCAGTTCTCCTTCAGTACAAATGCTGCATCATGATTAAACCGAGCTGAACCACAGTAAACCAACAACGTTGGACAATAAGGAAGATTCTCGCTGCGTCGACTGAGCCCTCGTCATATAGAATACCTGAAGCTTCGTGTCGTGCTAGACTGGCATTATGTCAGCGGGCTGATAAtctgaaatacgtttttttttgtgtcggGCTGAATGATTTGCAATTTAAATTTTTTTGCCCTGTCTCAATTGACAGTCTGAACTCATCCCCGAGCGTCCCTGCACACCGTGTGAGGTAAAAAGGAGGTGAAGCGCTGAGTTTACCAATTAGACCTGGAGCTAGGACCCGCTCCAAAACAGGATTATAAAACCAGTGCAGAAAGGTGGAAGTTCTCGACTGTTCTGTGGTCGACACTGTCATCCTGTCGTTAACACAGCCCGTCCTCACTTTGAAAAGGCAGGGAGTGCCTGACTTGTGTACGCCGAGTGCATGTGAAGGGCGGGCCGGAATATCGTTTTGCATTGCAACCAGGCTGCAGCTGTCTAGGGAAGATAGTGCTGGTAAAAATTGGCATGGGTGATGTGAATGTTCTGGAGTTGGAAAAGCAATCAGGAAGTGTTGTTCACCTTGGCTCTGGTGTCAGagcaaatatatatacacatgcattcttctttctttttttttttacacagggGAAAATTAATTTCCACCCATTTTGTGAGTATTTGCTTCATAGTAAAGCAAgttaggtagagagagaagtgtgtgggtgagtcagTGGACATCAGGAGTAGAATAATGTGGATAAGAATAAGACTAGAAGTAGAAGATAAAGAGTGAGGGGAGTGGAGCAGTAgcttgtggagagagagagaaagttacagtaatataattacagagagagcgagagagaaagagagagagacagagagagagagcggggataGAGAGGGGAAAGTACAGAGGtcttagaaagagagagatattggAGCAGTACAGAGGTCTTGTGGTGGAAGCGCGATGGTCCAGAGGATGGTCCGAGCCGGGGGATGTTTAGTGAGGTCATCCTGGCTCCTCCCATCCTGTGCGGTGGACTCTGTGATCGCCTGTGGGGTCTGGCTACCCAGGCGTGACGCTGCCTCACGCACACTCGGaggcgacacacacacgctcaaatGCACACCACAACATTTAGACACACATTTCCTCTTCCGGTGTCTAATCAATCTAGGAGAGAATGAGATGAGACTGGGTCAGAGTGTAGAATAGGTCCAGGGACATCACATTACTTTAAATAAACCCAGTAGAACTGTCATTTGTATACATTTGCACAGTTCTGTGGCCGGATTTCGGCTTT encodes:
- the LOC124472374 gene encoding E3 ubiquitin-protein ligase RNF31; its protein translation is MATLLEQLDQVRCQAEACLYTTGSVLEVRAGVSAMANVPLPPSVKYRYIAAEAMIIENTVGLQRKEVIGTLQRLSTALNILEKYGCNLTCPSRPKYWRTVKHNNPVFRATVDSIQGGRAVLSLYGYSNQQPDGLSFPDDVMEPDVGKVAAVTLEVMSLRMELDMLIKEAHPHTEFFERIVPSLGQQGEVGGSSDVTANQNQSQPRSLPPAQPPRSIQAFCPGRTANASTSTCTIPATKHIVSCTICGIFPVAAHCPTCVQSLCTECDRLYHSYPERANHHRTTVITSKSRKLHSSSQSSWRCVHCTTINSLQDVLCEACGRPRLACTGPAASEDATQPPNITEWQCKSCTVVNAGSSILCEVCERPRLATRPPVTPTHPPNTPPRPPAPVLGMPGDPDSQWVCQFCTYVNYTPATVCEMCDLARPEPAPMPAKLRPPSPVRRVPALPVKPKAPPPEDPDLRRQRLMREEGLKMIQLIRPVISHDLCPLIMVFVPHFLSSLIPGLVSSACPNCRFQYALSKGGCMHFSCSQCRYQFCSGCNNPFHTTCAVNQCSVTGLHAHHPRDCLFYLRDWEPSRLQALLLNKGVEFNTDTPPGTQSGLCGVVEQKDEGGQQSDSACGAETLPGQAGLCEKHYREYLVNLINGHSIDPASLFNANELVLACRRYQVDDTRGEAEEDLTYYSRLLEKLVVEVPLGDKVPRKK